A stretch of Arachis hypogaea cultivar Tifrunner chromosome 15, arahy.Tifrunner.gnm2.J5K5, whole genome shotgun sequence DNA encodes these proteins:
- the LOC112751128 gene encoding 2-oxoisovalerate dehydrogenase subunit beta 1, mitochondrial isoform X2: MSRSCVQRIGRWIPWVSKRGFSSSPSSSCIQKSGSEQGLKSLNLYSAINQALHIALDTDPRSYVFGEDVSFGGVFRCTTGLADKFGKKRVFNTPLCEQGNRAIAEIQFADYIFPAFDQIVNEAAKFRYRSGNQFNCGGLTIRAPYGAVGHGGHYHSQSPEAFFCHVPGIKVVIPRSPREAKGLLLSCIRDPNPIVFFEPKWLYRLAVEEVPEDDYMLPLSEAEVVRQGSDITLVGWGAQLSVMEQACLNAEKEGISCELIDLKTLIPWDKETVEASVNKTGRLLISHEAPVTGGFGAEISASIVERCFSRLEAPVARICGLDTPFPLVFEPFYMPTKNKILDAIKSTVGY; the protein is encoded by the exons ATGTCAAGAAGCTGTGTGCAAAGAATTGGAAGATGGATCCCTTGGGTTTCAAAGAGAGGTTTTTCTAGTTCACCTTCTTCTTCATGCATCCAAAAGAGCGGTTCTGAGCAAGGTCTCAAATCATTGAACCTTTATTCTGCAATTAACCAAGCTCTCCACATTGCTTTGGACACTGATCCACG TTCTTATGTTTTCGGAGAAGATGTGAGCTTTGGTGGGGTCTTTCGTTGTACAACAGGATTAGCAGACAAATTTGGGAAGAAAAGGGTTTTCAATACTCCTTTATGTGAACAA GGCAATCGAGCCATAGCAGAAATTCAGTTTGCAGATTACATTTTTCCTGCTTTTGATCAG ATTGTCAACGAAGCTGCTAAATTCAGATACCGAAGTGGGAATCAATTTAATTGTGGTG GTTTAACGATTAGAGCCCCTTATGGAGCTGTGGGCCATGGTGGGCATTACCATTCTCAATCCCCTGAGGCTTTTTTCTGTCATGTTCCTGGTATCAAA GTGGTCATCCCTCGAAGTCCCCGAGAAGCAAAAGGGCTATTGCTGTCTTGCATTCGAGATCCAAATCCTATTGTATTTTTTGAACCGAAG TGGCTATATCGTTTGGCTGTTGAAGAAGTACCAGAGGATGATTACATGTTGCCACTATCCGAGGCAGAG GTGGTTCGGCAGGGAAGTGATATTACACTTGTTGGATGGGGAGCTCAATTATCTGTAATGGAACAAGCCTGTCTAAATGCTGAAAAA GAAGGAATTTCTTGTGAACTGATAGATCTAAAGACATTAATACCTTGGGATAAGGAAACAGTGGAGGCCTCAGTTAACAAGACAGGAAGGCTACTT ATTAGTCATGAAGCTCCGGTAACTGGAGGTTTTGGTGCTGAAATCTCCGCTTCTATTGTTGAACGCTGCTTCTCGAGG TTAGAAGCCCCTGTAGCGAGAATCTGCGGTCTAGACACCCCTTTTCCTTTGGTGTTTGAGCCCTTCTACATGCCAACCAAGAATAAG ATATTGGATGCTATTAAATCAACCGTTGGCTACTGA
- the LOC112751128 gene encoding 2-oxoisovalerate dehydrogenase subunit beta 1, mitochondrial isoform X1, whose amino-acid sequence MSRSCVQRIGRWIPWVSKRGFSSSPSSSCIQKSGSEQGLKSLNLYSAINQALHIALDTDPRSYVFGEDVSFGGVFRCTTGLADKFGKKRVFNTPLCEQGIVGFGIGLAAMGNRAIAEIQFADYIFPAFDQIVNEAAKFRYRSGNQFNCGGLTIRAPYGAVGHGGHYHSQSPEAFFCHVPGIKVVIPRSPREAKGLLLSCIRDPNPIVFFEPKWLYRLAVEEVPEDDYMLPLSEAEVVRQGSDITLVGWGAQLSVMEQACLNAEKEGISCELIDLKTLIPWDKETVEASVNKTGRLLISHEAPVTGGFGAEISASIVERCFSRLEAPVARICGLDTPFPLVFEPFYMPTKNKILDAIKSTVGY is encoded by the exons ATGTCAAGAAGCTGTGTGCAAAGAATTGGAAGATGGATCCCTTGGGTTTCAAAGAGAGGTTTTTCTAGTTCACCTTCTTCTTCATGCATCCAAAAGAGCGGTTCTGAGCAAGGTCTCAAATCATTGAACCTTTATTCTGCAATTAACCAAGCTCTCCACATTGCTTTGGACACTGATCCACG TTCTTATGTTTTCGGAGAAGATGTGAGCTTTGGTGGGGTCTTTCGTTGTACAACAGGATTAGCAGACAAATTTGGGAAGAAAAGGGTTTTCAATACTCCTTTATGTGAACAA GGTATCGTTGGCTTTGGCATTGGTCTAGCGGCAATG GGCAATCGAGCCATAGCAGAAATTCAGTTTGCAGATTACATTTTTCCTGCTTTTGATCAG ATTGTCAACGAAGCTGCTAAATTCAGATACCGAAGTGGGAATCAATTTAATTGTGGTG GTTTAACGATTAGAGCCCCTTATGGAGCTGTGGGCCATGGTGGGCATTACCATTCTCAATCCCCTGAGGCTTTTTTCTGTCATGTTCCTGGTATCAAA GTGGTCATCCCTCGAAGTCCCCGAGAAGCAAAAGGGCTATTGCTGTCTTGCATTCGAGATCCAAATCCTATTGTATTTTTTGAACCGAAG TGGCTATATCGTTTGGCTGTTGAAGAAGTACCAGAGGATGATTACATGTTGCCACTATCCGAGGCAGAG GTGGTTCGGCAGGGAAGTGATATTACACTTGTTGGATGGGGAGCTCAATTATCTGTAATGGAACAAGCCTGTCTAAATGCTGAAAAA GAAGGAATTTCTTGTGAACTGATAGATCTAAAGACATTAATACCTTGGGATAAGGAAACAGTGGAGGCCTCAGTTAACAAGACAGGAAGGCTACTT ATTAGTCATGAAGCTCCGGTAACTGGAGGTTTTGGTGCTGAAATCTCCGCTTCTATTGTTGAACGCTGCTTCTCGAGG TTAGAAGCCCCTGTAGCGAGAATCTGCGGTCTAGACACCCCTTTTCCTTTGGTGTTTGAGCCCTTCTACATGCCAACCAAGAATAAG ATATTGGATGCTATTAAATCAACCGTTGGCTACTGA